ATCAAGCGAGCAGCTCCGCAGGCTATCAGGGTATCCCCCAGTCGCGAAAATGCCTCATGCATGCTTGTAAAGTGATGACAGTTCGGATCCACCTCGCTTGCAGTAAATGCGCTGTGATATCTGTTGGGCTTGGGGTAATAAATCAATGTAAAAGCGATCTGGCAGTACAACAGAACTCCTGTTAACTCCTGATATTCTATATGACTGCATGATTATGCTTCCATTACTAGTTCATGTAATTTAGAGCTGTAGGGATGAAGGTGCCTTAAACAGGCAACCGCCAGAACCTCACATGTCGAGTCAACGCCACATGAACCTGGCCTTCCCTGTCTTCAGCTCCAACCCCACAGTTCTTACTCCTCAAACACCCTCATTGACGAACTGTCGAACTGCAAGAATGCGGATGTGGGCCGGCACGAGCCTTTGCGTCGATCAACCGCAAACGCCGACGCCCGATAGGTGATCGCCAGGCGCTTCACCCTACACAGGTTCGTCAAGGCGCATGAACTTGATCTGGCCTGCTCCCAAGCGAACTGTCATGCAGGTCAATCAGTAAAATGACTAGTTTCCGTGCCACGGAGGGGAAGTGGACCTGTCGGAGTCGAGCACTGACGTAGGGAATGCATTGTAATGCTGCGCGGCCGCTGAAGGAAATGCTCCACGGGCCTGTGCTCGCCTAACAGTTGCAGGGGGCACGGGCTTCCTATTGGGCTATGGGGTGGACGAACCAACTACAGGGAAAGCACGGTCTGTAATTCGTTGACATGCTCTATGGAAACCACGCAGTTCTGACCGGTTCAGCTGGCTAGATCTCAACTAGTCGTCAGCGGAGTTGTAGTTCTGACACATGAAACTAACTATTTCCACATCTCTCTCCGATAAACGAGGAATTATGGGGGTTCAAATGAAGAAAATTGCATCCAAGAACTGTAGTTGCATGGCTGAGAGTCGCAGATAGCCTTGACGCGCCGATACTGGAGACCTGATTAGCTAGTCTGCTTCCTTCGAATGCATCATGTAGAGGACTGGGATTGTTGCCTTCAGCACTGACTATCATGACTATCAGCTCGAGGTCCGAGGCAACTGAACTCCCGCCACCTGCAATGCAACGAGCCATCATACGTGGAGAAGCGAAGGATAGGGCGAATGCAAGATGATGTAGAACCGTGGTGAGTGTTCTCCAAACCTCGAAGAAAAGGTATAAAAACCCAAGTCTCGCACGAAATTCCTACTCATTAATCATCTCAATCTCTTACATTCAATAGAACCAAATATACCAACACAACTATGCGCCTCTCTCTACTCAGTATCGCCGTTCTTCTGCGCTCCCATCTCGCCTACGCCGAGAAGGTCCCAGTCAAAGAAATCGGcgaaagcttcaagatcgACGGGGACAAAGTGACATGGCCCGATGGTCCATTCACAGGAAGCCTGGCATGCACTGGCCCCGACAAGGTGCTAAGCATGAGTGCCAACAAGAAGTACGGCACCTGCTGCCCACCCGGGGCCAGCCTCAAGGGGTCCCCAGAGACCGAATTCCACTGCTGTGGTGAGGGCCATGATGTCACAGGCTCCAAGGACGTGGGCTTTGAATGCTGCGTAGAGGGCTCTACCTTTGATGGCAAGACGTGCAAGCGGGAGGAGACCTGTCCCAATGGGAAGCAGATGGTTAATGGGAAATGCCAATGCCCGTCAGGCCAGGTCGAGGGCCCAGATGGTGTCTGCAAGCCCGGGAAGTGCGAGTCCGGGGTTGAAACCGGTATGAAGCTTTCCAAATCTTCCTTTCGTTTCCATAACTGACTTACTGACTTAAACAGGGAAATGCTACTACTTCACCGGCCTATCCGGCAATTACCTGACATACAACCACGCCCAGTACTCCGAAACCAAACTCAGCAAATACATCCGCCCTGGCAAGTTCCAATTCTGCCGCGATGAGAAATGTACACCGGGCCTGCCCGTCAACCCCAGTGACGAGGTTAACCTCAAGGACCTGCACGGCGCCCTCCCAGCCGCAACGGACGGGGGGCAGTGGCTAAACAACAGGCAGAACGGTGGGCACATTGGCAAGACGGACGACTACGACAAGGCTGGTAAATTCTCGATTACAAAGTGGCCGTGCGGGAAGTACTGCCTTACTGGGTTTAGCACCGGTCTTACCCAGGCTTGCCCGGATAGTAGCCCTGGCATCAGCTTGGATACCCGAGCGACGGACTCGTGCATTGAGTATGAGCTCATGGAGGTGCCTTGCGATATTCGGGATGATACAAACAACTGTATCTGGGACAAGGGGGACCAGTGCTGTAACAAGATTGACTGCTCTCAGAAGCTCTAGAAGCGCACGATGGAAATCTGAAATCTGGCTTTGTGGATAGCCAGCCTGAGGTCTGTCAATACCTATACTATCCGAGTGATTATGCTGCATTAACCTGCCATGCCCGCTCTATCTTCTTGACTGCCTATCTGAGAACACTGTTGGAAAGTGGCAGCCCTAAGATGAGCGATCCTAGTCAGTCTTGTCATAGTTTGGAAACCAAATAATATTCAGCATTTCATGTCTCAAGCCCTATATAATTTTCCTCCCCAATCGCCCATACACTATATGCAATGGCCCAACGAAGACGAGACTTCAAGTGTCGTACCACAGTATCTGGAATGGATCTGCCTCTCCAAGGTCAGATCCTGCGGAGAAAGACCCGCAATCTCGCATGGACAGCGTCAAGaccccagccacagccaaTGGCTCTTCTGGCAGCTCCAGTTCCTCTCATCCTTTGCCAGACACGGGCTGGACTGGAACCACCGCGCCCGTCAAGAGCCGTCCACGTAAGCGCGTTGTTTCCCGTGACTGATTGCTTATTTCACGATCTATCAACCACCACGAACCCTTCTTGTTGCTCTACATGCTTCAAGACTGAATATCCCGTTATACCACACCGATGGATAAGAGtctctttaaataaaatGGAAGCGCTAGGTGTAGCCGCATCCATAATACAGGTCGCAGCAGTCGGGCTCGCTCTAGCCCAGACGCTATACAAATTCTGCGACGAGGCATCATCCAGCAACGAGCAGGTAAAAGACCTGGCATTCTACGTTCGATCGACCTCGCTGGTGCTTGAGGAAATCGGCAAAGTAttcgaagatgaagatcAGGGATCGAGGCCCATGATTTCGCAGAATGCGATCGTGACGGCGAAAGAAATCGTGGAGAAATGTACGGGGACGTTTAATGATCTGCAGGAAATAGTTGATAGTGCTGAGCAGAGTGCCCTTGGTGTTTTGAAGTTTACGATGAAGGCGTCCAGGCTTAAAGTGCTGCAGTTTGGACTGGGGGAGATGAGGAGTAATCTGCAGTGTATGATGCAGGTTATTATTTATGCCAGGTTGAAGGCTGAACCGCGGTATGCCCTATACCCGTTTATCAATGGTTCATACTCTGTTCTGACAATAGAGTCAGGTCGACATTCGATGAATCCGAACAGCGAAGATTGATAGCAGAGCTCATTGCACAGCAGCTGCGCGCTGCTGAAGAGTATAACCAGACAGAGTCTCGTGCAGCTGATGATAACCCCAACCAGTACGTGTCGTCTCATCATACTAGATAAAATGCTTATAAACATTCACCAGGATATCTTTAAGTGTTGAAAGCATCCCTTCGCTGCTCAGTACCAACGGGGCTGGTATTCTCTCCGCCTCCCAATTATCCCCAAATAACAACAGCAATGGGACCGTGTCACAAGTAGGAACTCCCAGGGCAAACCCTCCTTCAATCCGAGACCCAGGACCATATCCAGCCGAAACCGAAAACCCCCAGTCCCCAGAGAGACacaccagccagccacagccacctgcaatatcaacaccaacgccaaccACCAAGCCGAAAGCAAGCACAGTTTATCTCAACGCCCTATCCATCGTCTGCTGCCCATGCCTCGTCTGCTTCTCATGCTTCGCACGGCCTCGGATGAAGGAAAGTGCTTCACCGACGGCATTACGCTATGACGATGGATTTGGGTTCGGTCTTGACCCTCCTGGCCCTACTGCCTATCCTGACCCCAGGAGAGAGGGGCACGCGGGGTCTATAGCTGAGTTGGGTGGGGAGTCGGATGTGGATGcgttggtgaggatgtgGACTACGTTGTATAACTAGACTCTGTTATGAAGGTTGTTCGGATTTTGGGACAGAGAATCCTGTATAAGAAGTGGTTATAGGTTATGCTCGTGTATCCCCAGGCGAGTACATCATCATCAGGTCAGCCAGATTCTGGTCCAGCATATCTATACGTGGATTAGGAAGATGTGATCGACGAATCTACACTACGACCATACAAAAAGTGGTTGCAGAGATTGAACTTCAAGTTCATGCATCAAGCATGTCTAGATTGTCTATATCATAAATTCCACTCAGGACTCAATCCCAAGCTCATAACACATATCAAGCATAACTCATGCCATCTCGATCTGCTCATCCTTAGACTCCCTCTTCTTGGCAACACCTCCATCCTCATTGCTAATAACATACGTCTTCCACTCACGCGCAGGGACACGGTCCTGGAAGAGGCGCTCGATATCGGCATTACTACGGCCAGCGGTCTCACCAACACAGAACCACGAGTACGCAAGCAAGAAAATTGTCGTACCGCCGTAGACAAATCCAATCATGGGGCCCAGGTTACCGTCGTAGTACATGTACGGACTGGTGAACACCATGAGCCAGACAGTAACGAAGAAGACGCCGATAGCGCACGAGGTGATCTTGTTCCTGTTGCGGCCGACGGACATTTCAGACGCGATGGAGTAGGACAGCGTTCCGATGGAGAAGTTGTAAAAGATGATATTGATGTACGCGAGCACGACAATTCCAATCCCGATGCCGCGCGAGAAAGACCCGTCTGCTCCACGGGTAGTACCTAGTCCGCCGACTGCGATTAGGGAGACGAATATACCCACCGAGCAGACGATGAGGTTTGTGCGGCGGTTGATCTTGTTTCCGAAGACGACGGCGATGCTGACGGTGACGATCTGGAGGACGTAgatgatggtgttgatggtgaaggggTCTGCGACGCCGATTGACTGCGCGAAGACCACGCCGTACGTGTACCAGAACTGGATGCCGTTGATCTGCTGGACGAACATGGCGCCGCAGGCGTAGAAGAGCTTGCGGCGCTCGACGGGGTCCGTGAGTAGGGAGAGCCAGGTTGCGTCGCGGGCCAGCTCGCGCTCGGTCTGGACTTGCTCGGTGATTATGTCGAGATCGGTGGTGGGATCGTAGTCGCGGTTGCTCTTGTTGATTTTGCAGagggccttgatggcctgCTCGGTCTTGTCTTTGTACATGTACCAGACGGGGCTCTCGGGGATGAAGGGGAGGCAGAGGAGCATGATGCcggggaggacgacgaggaggcacATGGGGATGCGGTAGGACTGGGCGCTTTCGATGCTCTGCGTGCCCTGGTTGACGCAGGCTCCGACGAGTTGAGAGATGGACTGCATGAACTGGAAGCACATGAGGGCGGGACCTCTGATGGCGGAGGGAGCGATCTCTCCGATGTAGATGAGGCAAGTCGCAGTGAACTGGCCGATACCCAGACCGATCAGGACTCGACTGACGTAGAAGACTGCGTGCGAGCCGAATGAGCAGGCCTGCACGACGGCTccgacgacgatgcagaTGGAGGCAGCCAGGAAGACCACACGGCGTCCGAGATATTCGTTAATGGGGGCAGCGATAATAGAGCCGACGAACTCGCCAACGTAGATGATACTGGCAGACAGAGACAGGAATGTCGTGCCGAGCGAGTATTCTCCGTCTGGGCCCTTCTCGCCGTAGTCCTGGGTGAAGTAGGGCATGCCCTGGATGCCGGTGTAGTAGATGGTATCATAACCGTAGCAGAGCGCACCGATGGCAGCCACTAGACAGTAGACGATGGCCATGCGGTTCGACTTCCAGTCGACATTGAGCTGAAGGCCTCCCATGGTAGGCAGAGGTCAAGAATTCAAGATTGGGGAAGGGGATAGAAACGCAGAACCCGCAAAACGGCCGCCAGATCAGCAGCGGGCACGCGGGGTTTTATAGCCTTCCTACAGACCACAGACCACGGAGAAAGTCCATGACCGGCCCGGTACAGAACAGGGAAATGGGAATGCAAGTCGGGGGAGTCGGGGACGGCCGCGTGTCTGAGAGTCTCAACAGAATCTCCACGGGGTTGGCGGCGTCCTCTAGCATCTCCAGGTCCCCACCGCACAGAGCCCTTGGCGGGTTAGCCTCGTCAGTGTTTCCCAGGTTGGGAAGAGGGTTTCAGCAAAGTTGGACTCAGGGACGAATCAAACCCCCGGTTTGTGGGGAGACTCGGGCAACCGTGGGATGCAGCGAGGGGACTCGGCTTGAGCCCGAGGGGAAAGCCCTTTTCCCCGGGGGCACGATTGACGGGACCAATGACAGGCAGTGAATAGACAACACCAAGGACCCATCGCGAGCGCTAGAATGGTTTCAAACAAGCCCTGGCCCCCAACACCCCGACTGGTCCCGACACGGCATCCCGCCATGACGGCAATTCCTTCTCTCGATTAAACCGAAAAGCTGCCCAGGCCGGCCAAGCACGCCAATCGCACCTTGTTATTCCTTTCCGAGCATTGTATCGGGATCGATCACTGCTTCTCTTTGTGCAGTCGAACTTCTGTGTCTTTCTCGCAGACCCACCGTCCACGGCGTTTCCCCGATATTCCGCCGGGGGTGGATCCCTCTGGCCGAGCAGGGCAGCCCATTCGGTGATCGTGAATTCTCTGAAGCCAGGCGAATTCCCGGAAGGTCTTCGGAGAATCATATGAAGGACGAGGCATTAATCGACTGTTTAAGCATAAGCCAGGCCAGGGTCAGGGTTGATGGATTCTGCGGATTTGCCACCCAATAAAGTTTGCAAACATGGGGATGTCCACTCAACCATGGTTGCAGCATTCATCGTCGTGTCctattagaatattaaatacGTCGCCTATATTTCCCGCCTAGGTGATCCAGCATGCAACTAGAGTCGAACATGTTCAGCAAGGAGCCCAGCTGGCATTCATCCTGCCAAAGCCCTGCCGTCCATTGCCAGCCGAAGAAAGCAGAACAGCCAGCACTATTCTGGAAAGCTCAGAGAACAACGGTCGATGTTGATCCTCATTCCTCTGACCAGACGGGCGCCACCATGAACCTTGTCCAGCTTGTTTAACATTCATTGGTAGCCATCAGTGGTACCCGTCCACTGACAATCTGACATCCATGGATGGACAATCGCTACTAAATAAGACAGCGACGCTTTTGGCGTTTGATGTATGTTTCCACCAGTGAGATAGCTAGTCGCTGATTGATGTGCGGGAATGTCAAATCCAACCAGGGTCCGTAAGCCGGGGTTGTTCAAGGCGGGAACTGACCATTCACCATTGCAGGTATCTCAAACAACGGTTTTGTTGTGACCTTGGTGAGGCACTTCCTCCTTTCAGCTTGTTGTGCTGATGCCAGGATGCCGATGTCTGCATTTGTGTTGGCTGCAGTGCGGTtatcgccttcttcgcgggcTTAAGCAAGTAGGGTCCCTAATCTAACGTTGACTTGCGGCGAAACGATGACAGAAAAATCAAGAGCTGGGTCATTATCCGAAGTATTAGTATGTACTTGAGTTTTTACCGTGGTTTATATTTATGCTTGGACGATTCCTGGAATGATAAAATCGGGTTGGTGCTAGGGCGATGCAAAATATATAACCCATCCAAGGTGTGCGATTCCCACCAAAACCTCGAAGCCTGCCAGCGAAGTTGGTAGACGCCACTTGGTTGTGACTCAATTAGGCTCTCAGGAAAGACCTAACGAGAACAGCGCTCTAGTTAACTGGTTATGAAAGTGTATACTGTGTAAAGTGCATGCCCTATACACATCACATGACTCCgcgacaacgacaacctGGCGCGCTCGCTTCTGTTTCTCGACTTTTCAATTGTCTCGTGCATCCTTTTGGATCTCATTGAAACTGCTGCTAGTGTGTCTCTTTTCACTCTTACCTGTTGCTTTTGATCTCGCGTCTTTCCCCAGAACGCTGGTGCGGTGGTTCAGGGTCCTTGACAACTCCCACTGAATGGATCGAGGACTATGGCCCTGGAAAATACCACCCCGTCAATCTCGGTGAAACCATGAAGGAGCGATACCGCATCATTCGGAAACTGGGGTTCGGGTCATTGTCCACAGTGTGGATAGCCGGGACTTGCAACAGGGGAATATCTTGTTTCCCGTCAAGGACCTGAACTCCATTGGTGAGGCAGAGCTGGCTCGTGATGATGAAGTGTCTGAACAAGTACATTTTTGATCAGGGGTTTGGCGCAAAGAGGTCCAACCTGAGCGGATGTATGTATTCCTCCCTTTATCTATTGAACCAAGCTCGCCTTTAAAATACAGTCAACAAAGACCAGGATGTCTGGAACTCGGGCGTCTGATATTTGAGCTCTTCACTGGCCGGCAACCGTTCCTGGTGACGGATTCAGGGGACAGGGAAGAGGCCGACAACGACCATTGAGCATCGCTGCCGGTGGAGCAGGCATTGGACGAGAAACCGGCTG
The nucleotide sequence above comes from Aspergillus puulaauensis MK2 DNA, chromosome 3, nearly complete sequence. Encoded proteins:
- a CDS encoding cysteine-rich secreted protein (COG:S;~EggNog:ENOG410PRIH;~SECRETED:SignalP(1-19)), yielding MRLSLLSIAVLLRSHLAYAEKVPVKEIGESFKIDGDKVTWPDGPFTGSLACTGPDKVLSMSANKKYGTCCPPGASLKGSPETEFHCCGEGHDVTGSKDVGFECCVEGSTFDGKTCKREETCPNGKQMVNGKCQCPSGQVEGPDGVCKPGKCESGVETGKCYYFTGLSGNYLTYNHAQYSETKLSKYIRPGKFQFCRDEKCTPGLPVNPSDEVNLKDLHGALPAATDGGQWLNNRQNGGHIGKTDDYDKAGKFSITKWPCGKYCLTGFSTGLTQACPDSSPGISLDTRATDSCIEYELMEVPCDIRDDTNNCIWDKGDQCCNKIDCSQKL
- a CDS encoding uncharacterized protein (InterPro:IPR039327;~SECRETED:SignalP(1-21);~TransMembrane:1 (n3-14c21/22o277-297i);~go_process: GO:0006355 - regulation of transcription, DNA-templated [Evidence IEA]) codes for the protein MEALGVAASIIQVAAVGLALAQTLYKFCDEASSSNEQVKDLAFYVRSTSLVLEEIGKVFEDEDQGSRPMISQNAIVTAKEIVEKCTGTFNDLQEIVDSAEQSALGVLKFTMKASRLKVLQFGLGEMRSNLQCMMQVIIYARLKAEPRSTFDESEQRRLIAELIAQQLRAAEEYNQTESRAADDNPNQISLSVESIPSLLSTNGAGILSASQLSPNNNSNGTVSQVGTPRANPPSIRDPGPYPAETENPQSPERHTSQPQPPAISTPTPTTKPKASTVYLNALSIVCCPCLVCFSCFARPRMKESASPTALRYDDGFGFGLDPPGPTAYPDPRREGHAGSIAELGGESDVDALVRMWTTLYN
- a CDS encoding uncharacterized protein (COG:G;~EggNog:ENOG410PJKY;~InterPro:IPR005829,IPR005828,IPR003663,IPR036259, IPR020846;~PFAM:PF00083,PF07690;~TransMembrane:12 (i16-39o59-83i95-117o123-143i155-174o186-207i275-294o314-332i339-359o371-398i410-432o438-459i);~go_component: GO:0016020 - membrane [Evidence IEA];~go_component: GO:0016021 - integral component of membrane [Evidence IEA];~go_function: GO:0022857 - transmembrane transporter activity [Evidence IEA];~go_process: GO:0055085 - transmembrane transport [Evidence IEA]), whose amino-acid sequence is MGGLQLNVDWKSNRMAIVYCLVAAIGALCYGYDTIYYTGIQGMPYFTQDYGEKGPDGEYSLGTTFLSLSASIIYVGEFVGSIIAAPINEYLGRRVVFLAASICIVVGAVVQACSFGSHAVFYVSRVLIGLGIGQFTATCLIYIGEIAPSAIRGPALMCFQFMQSISQLVGACVNQGTQSIESAQSYRIPMCLLVVLPGIMLLCLPFIPESPVWYMYKDKTEQAIKALCKINKSNRDYDPTTDLDIITEQVQTERELARDATWLSLLTDPVERRKLFYACGAMFVQQINGIQFWYTYGVVFAQSIGVADPFTINTIIYVLQIVTVSIAVVFGNKINRRTNLIVCSVGIFVSLIAVGGLGTTRGADGSFSRGIGIGIVVLAYINIIFYNFSIGTLSYSIASEMSVGRNRNKITSCAIGVFFVTVWLMVFTSPYMYYDGNLGPMIGFVYGGTTIFLLAYSWFCVGETAGRSNADIERLFQDRVPAREWKTYVISNEDGGVAKKRESKDEQIEMA